The Echinicola jeungdonensis genome segment AGAGAAGAACAAAGCACCCACCAGGAACATGAGGAAAACGAGTTTTATAAATATATTACCCCTCCACACCAGGAAGCAGGAAAGGGGTACAAAAAGTTATGCCGCCTGGAAAACAGTAAAATCCTTGGAGGGGTTTGCGCCGGAATTGCTCATTATTTGGCGATAGACCCACTTTGGACAAGGTTGATTGCCCTCCTTTTGCTTTTTAGTGGTTGGTTTTCTTTTTCTGATTTTGACTTGTTCACCTGGGGTTGGAATATTTCATTTTCCTTTGGCTGGTGGGCTGTAATCGCCTATATCTTGTTATGGATCATTTTGCCGGTGTCCTACGAGGTTCCCGAAGAAAAAAACATTAAAAAGTTGTATCGAAACCCAGATGACCGGGTAATTGGGGGCGTCAGCAGTGGACTGGCAGCTTATTTTAATATTGATGTAATTTGGACCCGTTTGGGATTTGTGGGCATGACTTTTTTGGGAGGATCCGGCTTTGTCCTTTATATCATTTTATGGATCATCACCCCTATGGCCAAGTCCATTACAGAAAGGATCCAAATGAAAGGCGGAGAAATCACCTTAAGCAATATTGAAAGCACCATTATCAAACACCGCCAACCGACTACAGAAAAAAAAGAATCTAAAACACGAAAAATCCTGATAGCCCCTTTTCGTTTTCTAGGGAAAGTCATCAATGCAATAGGAAAAGCATTAGGCCCATTTGGAAGATTTGTGCTTGAGGTTTTCAGGGTATTATTTGGAGTAATTGTTTTCCTGGCAGGTTTATTCATCACTTTGTTGCCCTTTGCATTTTTAGGTGCCTATTTTGAGTTTTTCACCAATGACAACTTTAGATATATGGTGGATGCTGTTCCCGGGGAAATGCTTTCTGAAATCCTGCCTGTTTGGCTGGCCTTGGCCCTTAGCGTAGCAGTACTAATTCCAGGCATCGTCCTCACCCTTTTGGGAATCAGTGTACTGGTAAAAAGAAGCCTGATCGAAACCCGGTTTGGAATGGCTGCCTTTGCCTTATGGTTGATAAGCCTTATGGTCTGTGCATTTCAAATTCCTAAAACTGTCTCCCAATTCAGTCAAAGAGGAACCTATGTCAAAGAAACCCGCCTTAAAATCCCGGAAAATATCCTGATCCTTGAAACCAGGGAGCAGGACCAATTTAACAGCGAACTAGGACAAGTCAATTTAACCTTACAAGGAACACCTTCAGACCAATTTACCCTTAAGCAAAATTTCACTTCGCTTGGGGAAAGTGAGGAAGCAGCCATCAATCATGCCAGAAATATTCAATATGAGTATGTCTTAAGGGATTCCGTTTTGACATTTGACAAGTATTTTGAATTTCCAGCCATGGCCAAATTCAGGGGGCAAAGGA includes the following:
- a CDS encoding PspC domain-containing protein; this translates as MKKNISINISGILFHIEEDGYYQLKNYLESINKHFSHYEDNQEIIRDIENRIAEIFLSNLKNNKQVITAENVKNLIEKMGTIADFKAAEEREEQSTHQEHEENEFYKYITPPHQEAGKGYKKLCRLENSKILGGVCAGIAHYLAIDPLWTRLIALLLLFSGWFSFSDFDLFTWGWNISFSFGWWAVIAYILLWIILPVSYEVPEEKNIKKLYRNPDDRVIGGVSSGLAAYFNIDVIWTRLGFVGMTFLGGSGFVLYIILWIITPMAKSITERIQMKGGEITLSNIESTIIKHRQPTTEKKESKTRKILIAPFRFLGKVINAIGKALGPFGRFVLEVFRVLFGVIVFLAGLFITLLPFAFLGAYFEFFTNDNFRYMVDAVPGEMLSEILPVWLALALSVAVLIPGIVLTLLGISVLVKRSLIETRFGMAAFALWLISLMVCAFQIPKTVSQFSQRGTYVKETRLKIPENILILETREQDQFNSELGQVNLTLQGTPSDQFTLKQNFTSLGESEEAAINHARNIQYEYVLRDSVLTFDKYFEFPAMAKFRGQRISQTLQIPYNRPFVMDKSLISIIHQTLYSNGYKLKDVHYQNYWVFNENGLLCLTCSSDHKKSKADSLSREMAADRYFMMAP